One part of the Vanessa tameamea isolate UH-Manoa-2023 chromosome 8, ilVanTame1 primary haplotype, whole genome shotgun sequence genome encodes these proteins:
- the LOC113404765 gene encoding E3 ubiquitin-protein ligase SIAH1-like, with translation MSTNNKRRGASGSSCAVPGVPALVNVPTAMSADLASLFECPVCFDYVLPPILQCQSGHLVCSSCRPKLSCCPTCRGPLGNIRNLAMEKVASNVMFPCKHSNTGCTVTLVHTEKADHEEACEFRPYSCPCPGASCKWQGGLDQVMPHLMMSHKSITTLQGEDIVFLATDINLPGAVDWVMMQSCFNHHFMLVLEKQEKFDGHQQFFAIVQLIGSRKEAENFAYRLELNGHRRRLTWEAMPRSIHEGVSSAIMNSDCLVFDTSLAQLFADNGNLGINVTISIA, from the coding sequence ATGAGCACAAATAACAAGAGGCGCGGAGCTAGCGGTTCCAGTTGTGCTGTTCCTGGGGTACCCGCGCTTGTCAACGTACCGACCGCGATGTCTGCCGATTTAGCCTCGCTTTTTGAATGCCCAGTGTGTTTTGATTATGTCTTACCACCTATTTTGCAATGCCAGAGCGGGCACCTCGTGTGCTCCAGTTGTCGACCCAAGCTGTCTTGCTGCCCGACATGCCGCGGCCCTCTCGGCAACATACGCAATCTCGCGATGGAGAAGGTTGCTAGTAATGTAATGTTTCCTTGCAAACATTCCAACACAGGTTGCACAGTAACATTGGTACACACAGAAAAAGCGGATCATGAAGAAGCTTGTGAATTTAGACCCTATTCCTGTCCTTGTCCCGGAGCATCGTGTAAATGGCAAGGAGGCCTAGATCAAGTCATGCCACATCTTATGATGTCTCATAAAAGTATAACAACATTACAGGGTGAAGATATAGTGTTCTTGGCGACTGACATCAACCTGCCTGGAGCAGTGGATTGGGTCATGATGCAGTCTTGTTTTAACCACCACTTTATGTTAGTACTTGAAAAACAGGAGAAGTTTGATGGTCATCAACAGTTTTTTGCCATCGTCCAACTTATAGGTTCACGTAAAGAAGCTGAAAATTTTGCATATAGGCTAGAACTCAATGGCCACAGACGTAGACTGACATGGGAAGCAATGCCTCGCTCTATACATGAAGGAGTTTCATCAGCCATTATGAACTCAGACTGCCTCGTATTTGACACGTCCCTTGCACAATTGTTTGCAGATAACGGAAACCTCGGGATCAATGTCACAATATCTATTGCATAA